From a single Gloeocapsa sp. PCC 73106 genomic region:
- a CDS encoding calcium-binding protein yields the protein MLSKKSTKLWIPISISKKIFILNKPKIFTNFFSDRILRNPCKTNRSTSLSPRQTIEFDSSLTGETIVLTSGRLILSSEITINGLGAEELTLDAGGNSSLFAVNDGNPESNIEVGINGITITGGQQRVAGAIENRENLTITESSIANNSSLLGGAIVNESGELTIIDSNISNNTAGNGGGGIFVRGGNTNIADSIFSNNQSGSFGGGIFIAAPEDSVNNINNSVISDNVSTLSGAGFTNFGGEINITNSTILGNRSTNGSGGAILNVADLNITNSTISGNTAFNRGGAINQASLGLLTISNSTITGNSATNTAGGLASYAGPNNTSQVIVANTIISGNFNTPDVALFGSEPLTNNITSSGGNLIGTGNVLEFFNQPTDQINIINPGLAPLGDNGGPTPTHLPLADSPAIDAGVNALIPPGVTTDQRGLDRIFNETVDVGAVEIQVSESNEDQEIQGTFRNDTLTGGLGNDTILGLTGNDSLLGLEGNDSIIGGLNNDTLVGGLGNDTLVGGLGRNWFRFDSPEEGIDTITDFRVRNNLIAVSGSGFDNFGTPLISNSSLPPELFAQLGSITSEAVFVYDPTDGDLFYRRGSIETPETIQLASLSPGLNLNSSNFWVTSV from the coding sequence ATGTTGAGTAAAAAGTCAACAAAACTCTGGATTCCCATTTCAATCTCTAAAAAAATCTTCATTCTCAATAAGCCAAAAATTTTTACTAATTTTTTTAGCGATCGCATTCTGCGAAATCCTTGTAAAACAAACCGTTCAACGAGCTTGTCCCCCCGTCAGACTATTGAGTTTGATAGTTCTTTAACTGGAGAAACAATAGTTTTAACTTCAGGTAGATTAATTCTGAGTTCAGAGATAACGATTAATGGTCTTGGCGCTGAAGAACTGACCCTAGATGCTGGAGGTAATTCCTCGTTATTTGCAGTTAATGATGGGAACCCTGAGTCTAACATCGAGGTAGGTATTAATGGTATTACTATTACAGGAGGACAGCAAAGAGTTGCCGGTGCAATAGAAAATCGCGAAAATCTGACTATCACTGAGAGTAGTATTGCTAATAACAGTTCTTTATTGGGTGGCGCAATTGTTAATGAGAGCGGAGAGTTAACTATTATTGACAGCAACATTTCCAATAATACCGCTGGCAACGGAGGTGGTGGCATTTTTGTGAGAGGAGGAAACACCAATATCGCCGATAGTATTTTCTCCAATAATCAAAGTGGTTCTTTTGGTGGTGGAATTTTTATCGCAGCGCCTGAAGATAGTGTCAACAATATCAATAATAGCGTTATCAGTGATAATGTCTCCACCCTTTCTGGTGCAGGATTTACCAATTTTGGTGGGGAAATAAATATTACCAACAGTACAATCTTGGGTAACAGATCGACAAACGGATCTGGCGGTGCAATTCTAAATGTTGCCGACTTAAATATCACTAATAGTACTATCTCTGGTAATACTGCTTTTAACCGCGGTGGTGCAATTAACCAAGCTAGCTTGGGACTTCTTACTATCAGTAATAGCACTATAACCGGTAATAGTGCCACCAACACTGCAGGTGGTCTGGCTAGTTATGCAGGTCCCAACAATACAAGCCAAGTCATTGTTGCGAACACTATTATCTCAGGTAATTTTAATACACCTGATGTGGCACTGTTCGGTTCTGAACCATTAACCAACAACATCACAAGTTCTGGTGGTAACTTGATTGGAACTGGTAATGTGCTCGAGTTTTTCAATCAGCCTACCGACCAAATTAATATTATCAATCCTGGTTTAGCCCCCCTAGGCGATAATGGTGGTCCTACTCCCACTCATCTCCCTCTGGCTGATAGTCCTGCGATTGACGCTGGTGTTAACGCACTGATTCCCCCTGGAGTAACTACAGATCAACGCGGTTTAGATCGCATCTTTAATGAAACTGTGGATGTGGGTGCGGTTGAAATTCAAGTCTCAGAAAGCAATGAGGATCAAGAGATCCAGGGTACATTCAGAAATGATACCTTAACCGGTGGTTTGGGCAACGATACCATCCTAGGATTAACGGGGAATGATTCTCTGCTTGGTTTGGAAGGAAATGATTCTATTATTGGTGGTCTAAATAACGATACTCTCGTTGGGGGATTAGGTAACGATACTCTCGTTGGGGGTCTCGGTAGAAATTGGTTCCGTTTTGATAGTCCTGAAGAAGGAATTGATACCATTACCGATTTTCGGGTCAGAAACAACCTTATTGCCGTCTCAGGATCAGGTTTTGATAATTTTGGTACACCATTGATTTCTAATTCCAGTCTACCACCGGAGTTATTTGCGCAGTTGGGATCTATTACCTCTGAAGCAGTATTCGTTTATGATCCGACGGATGGGGATTTGTTCTATCGCCGAGGTAGTATAGAAACACCAGAGACGATCCAACTTGCTAGCTTAAGTCCAGGTTTGAATCTCAATAGCAGTAATTTCTGGGTAACTTCGGTTTAA